Proteins from a genomic interval of Leifsonia shinshuensis:
- a CDS encoding YbhB/YbcL family Raf kinase inhibitor-like protein, which produces MPNPIGRALRDRRAGHDKIVWLRDGLVGPESFVLTSPAFADGAPIPAQYRGRLLGQDLSPALAWTAPPVAAEELVLVVEDPDAPRADPAVHTIARGIDPALGGLPEGALARRGAVPGIAYGRGSLGSRGWHGPMPVPSHGPHTYVFQLFAVDRRLDLPASFGLEDVVRAMRGHVIARARLDGTYENP; this is translated from the coding sequence ATGCCGAACCCCATCGGACGGGCGCTGCGCGATCGGCGCGCCGGGCACGACAAGATCGTCTGGCTGCGCGACGGGCTCGTCGGGCCCGAGTCGTTCGTGCTGACGAGCCCGGCGTTCGCCGACGGCGCCCCCATCCCCGCCCAGTACCGCGGCCGGCTGCTCGGGCAGGACCTGTCGCCGGCGCTCGCGTGGACGGCGCCGCCGGTCGCCGCCGAGGAGCTGGTGCTCGTGGTCGAGGACCCGGACGCGCCGCGGGCGGATCCGGCCGTCCACACCATCGCGCGCGGCATCGATCCGGCGCTCGGCGGGTTGCCGGAGGGCGCGCTGGCACGGAGGGGCGCAGTGCCCGGGATCGCCTACGGCCGCGGCTCGCTCGGCTCACGCGGCTGGCACGGCCCGATGCCGGTGCCCTCGCACGGGCCGCACACGTACGTCTTCCAGCTGTTCGCCGTGGATCGCCGGCTCGACCTCCCCGCCTCGTTCGGGCTGGAGGACGTCGTGCGAGCCATGCGCGGCCACGTCATCGCGCGCGCCCGCCTGGACGGGACGTACGAGAACCCGTAA
- a CDS encoding CDP-alcohol phosphatidyltransferase family protein, with translation MKRVQLAAVGWAGAGLALVLLLGLLDVEWWMTPLPPVGWAAAAAYLLVSNTLLVRGLQRRRSERFGPANIVTSMRSTLVGLITGLVVASLFGAVPVALLVGLVIPALALDAVDGWVARRTGTTSELGARFDMEVDAFLLLVLSVHVASLLGLWVLAIGGLRYAFVAAGWALPWLRARLPYRYWRKVVTAYAGIALAAACTGALPAVSAVLVAVALLLLLESFGRDVVWLVRERERVRDAVREPLRVED, from the coding sequence GTGAAAAGGGTTCAACTCGCAGCGGTCGGCTGGGCCGGCGCGGGCCTCGCGCTCGTTCTCCTCCTCGGCCTGCTCGACGTCGAATGGTGGATGACGCCGCTGCCGCCCGTGGGCTGGGCGGCCGCCGCCGCGTACCTCCTGGTGTCGAACACGCTGCTCGTGCGCGGCCTCCAGCGCCGCAGGTCGGAACGCTTCGGCCCGGCGAACATCGTCACCTCGATGCGGTCCACCCTGGTCGGGCTGATCACCGGGCTCGTGGTGGCCTCCCTCTTCGGCGCGGTCCCCGTCGCTCTGCTCGTCGGCCTGGTGATCCCGGCCCTCGCGCTCGACGCGGTGGACGGCTGGGTCGCACGCCGGACCGGGACGACGAGCGAGCTCGGCGCGCGCTTCGACATGGAGGTGGACGCGTTCCTGCTGCTGGTGCTGAGCGTCCACGTGGCCTCGCTGCTCGGGCTCTGGGTGCTGGCGATCGGCGGCCTCCGCTATGCGTTCGTGGCGGCGGGATGGGCGCTGCCGTGGCTGCGCGCACGGCTGCCCTACCGCTACTGGCGGAAGGTGGTGACCGCGTACGCCGGGATCGCGCTCGCGGCGGCGTGCACGGGGGCGCTGCCCGCGGTCTCCGCTGTGCTGGTCGCGGTGGCGCTGCTGCTCCTGCTGGAGTCGTTCGGGCGCGACGTGGTGTGGCTGGTGCGGGAGCGGGAGCGGGTGCGGGACGCGGTTCGCGAACCCCTCCGGGTGGAGGACTAG